In a single window of the Acyrthosiphon pisum isolate AL4f chromosome X, pea_aphid_22Mar2018_4r6ur, whole genome shotgun sequence genome:
- the LOC103308078 gene encoding histone H1.1-like — protein sequence MFSKTAYPHSVTATTVFGHQRVEGEERLLSAIKKYLAANYKVGSAKLTPFIVKVLKVAIANGTVIQTKGNGASGHFKLPVDDVKPKKAIVAKKKKSIYKKLKHLEHRKGSLRLQKSHQVRGTRGQESEEGCSCGD from the coding sequence ATGTTCTCGAAGACGGCCTACCCCCACTCTGTCACTGCCACCACCGTCTTCGGCCATCAAAGAGTTGAAGGAGAAGAAAGGTTGTTATCAGCCATCAAAAAGTACTTGGCCGCCAACTACAAAGTCGGTTCCGCCAAGTTGACGCCCTTCATCGTGAAGGTTTTGAAAGTCGCCATCGCGAATGGTACCGTCATCCAGACCAAAGGTAACGGCGCCTCTGGACACTTCAAATTGCCCGTTGACGATGTCAAGCCGAAAAAGGCTATTGTAGCCAAGAAGAAGAAATCAATTTACAAAAAGTTAAAGCACCTGGAACACCGAAAAGGAAGCTTGCGGCTACAAAAAAGTCACCAAGTCCGGGGAACCCGTGGCCAAGAAAGCGAAGAAGGCTGTAGTTGCGGTGACTAA